Proteins from one Sinomonas terrae genomic window:
- a CDS encoding dihydroxy-acid dehydratase, which produces METGSGRLRSARWLDAPEEVGLQNRAALRAVGLDPKPGRPVIGISNTVSDLNPCNSSLSGQIEAARAGVVAAGGIPVVFPSISLGEDLMKPTAMLYRNLLSIEIEEMVRAYPIDALILTANCDKTIPGAIMGAVSANVPTVLILGGARPPAEFNGERLGSGTDLWKALDERRAGRMSEENWQAFENCYSCGLGACNVMGTATTMAITAETLGFTISGASTVPAGDPRGLSFAAEAGRTAVERAHHPIRPRELVTEASLANALSVVSACGGSTNAVIHLAAVAGRAGISLTPIALQEAFKKAPVVTDIQPIGKGLAQDFDAAGGVPTLLRSLSTLLDGSTPNVQGRTLAEVIEVAETPARVIRELEDVPDDVPGGLAVLSGSLAPDGALIKVAAASEGLLVHHGPAVVFADYDDMRRRIDDPHLDVSPESVLVLQGGGPVGGPGMPEWAMIPIPGKLARMGVKDMVRVSDARMSGTSFGTVVLHVAPESAVGGPLSLVRDGDVIALDVPNGRIDLEVDPEELARRRTEWTPSPSPHVRGWVALYRNHVTQAPQGCDLDFLQALGPGTDAFIEPVVGRS; this is translated from the coding sequence ATGGAAACCGGGTCGGGCCGGTTGCGCAGCGCGCGGTGGCTGGACGCGCCCGAAGAGGTCGGGCTTCAGAATCGGGCCGCCCTTCGTGCAGTCGGGCTCGACCCAAAACCCGGTCGGCCGGTGATCGGCATAAGCAACACTGTGAGCGACCTCAACCCGTGCAACTCCTCGCTCTCGGGCCAGATCGAAGCTGCACGCGCAGGGGTCGTCGCGGCCGGCGGAATCCCAGTCGTCTTCCCCAGCATTTCACTTGGCGAGGACCTGATGAAGCCCACGGCGATGCTCTACCGCAATCTGCTTTCGATAGAGATCGAGGAGATGGTGCGTGCCTACCCAATCGACGCCCTGATACTGACAGCGAACTGCGACAAGACGATCCCGGGTGCGATCATGGGGGCCGTCAGCGCCAATGTCCCGACAGTCCTCATTCTGGGCGGTGCTCGGCCTCCGGCGGAGTTCAACGGCGAGCGGCTCGGCTCGGGAACAGATCTGTGGAAAGCCCTGGACGAACGACGCGCAGGCCGCATGTCAGAGGAGAACTGGCAGGCCTTCGAGAACTGCTATTCCTGCGGGCTCGGGGCCTGCAACGTGATGGGCACCGCCACGACGATGGCGATCACGGCTGAGACCCTCGGATTCACCATATCGGGGGCTTCGACCGTTCCGGCTGGTGACCCGCGCGGGCTCTCCTTCGCTGCGGAAGCAGGGAGAACGGCAGTGGAGCGCGCTCACCACCCGATTCGCCCGCGCGAGCTGGTGACCGAGGCGTCGCTGGCAAATGCGCTCAGCGTCGTCTCGGCATGCGGAGGATCGACGAACGCCGTCATCCACCTGGCCGCCGTCGCAGGCCGCGCGGGAATCTCGCTCACACCGATCGCCCTGCAGGAGGCATTCAAGAAGGCGCCGGTAGTCACGGACATCCAGCCCATAGGCAAGGGGCTCGCCCAGGACTTCGATGCCGCAGGCGGAGTGCCGACCCTGCTGCGCTCCCTTAGCACTCTGCTGGACGGCTCGACGCCCAATGTCCAAGGCCGCACCCTCGCCGAGGTCATCGAGGTCGCCGAGACGCCCGCTCGGGTCATCCGAGAGCTTGAAGACGTCCCAGACGACGTCCCGGGCGGCCTCGCAGTGCTCTCCGGCTCCCTCGCACCGGATGGGGCTCTGATCAAGGTCGCCGCCGCCAGCGAAGGACTGCTGGTCCATCATGGTCCCGCCGTCGTGTTCGCCGACTACGACGACATGCGGCGCCGAATCGATGACCCGCACCTGGACGTCTCGCCGGAGAGCGTCCTCGTGCTCCAGGGAGGCGGGCCGGTCGGGGGCCCTGGGATGCCCGAATGGGCGATGATCCCGATTCCAGGCAAGCTCGCTCGGATGGGGGTGAAGGACATGGTGCGGGTCAGCGACGCCCGTATGAGCGGCACCAGCTTTGGAACGGTCGTCCTCCATGTGGCGCCCGAGTCAGCCGTGGGCGGCCCTCTCTCGCTCGTCCGGGACGGGGACGTCATTGCCCTCGACGTTCCCAACGGGCGAATCGACCTGGAAGTGGATCCCGAAGAACTCGCCAGGCGGCGCACGGAGTGGACGCCCTCTCCATCGCCCCATGTCCGCGGCTGGGTGGCGCTGTACAGGAATCACGTCACCCAGGCGCCCCAGGGATGCGACCTCGATTTCCTCCAGGCTCTCGGACCGGGCACCGACGCGTTCATCGAGCCGGTCGTGGGCCGGTCCTGA